A segment of the Sphingomonas kaistensis genome:
TCGATCATCCGCATCCACGAGGTGGAAGCCGACGCCTTCGGTCTCGACGCCGCGCGCGAGCCCGACGGCTTCGCCCATGTCGCGATGCGCTTGTCCGAATATCGCAAGCTTGAGCCCGGGCACCTGGAGGAGCTGATCTTCTTCGACCATCCGTCGGGCGCCAACCGGGCGCGGATGTCGATGGAATGGAAGGCCCGCCACCTTGCCGAGCTGCCGCCCGAAAAGCGCGTCCTCCAGCGACCCGCGCCGCTGCCGGTCAAGGACTAGTCGGCGAGCGGCACCGGCTCGGCCTCGCGGCGGCTGGTCAGCGCCCACACCATGCCGGCCATCGCCAGCACCGCTCCGGCGGCGGCCAGGGTGGTCCAGCGATAGCCTTCGAACACGGTCGACAGCGCCATCGCGATGATCGGCACGATCACGCTCGAATAGGCCGCGCGACCGGCGCCGATGGTGCGGATGATCGGCATGTACAGGCTGAACGCCAGCGCCGAGGCGAATAGCGCAAGATAGGCGAGTCCGAGCCAGTAGCCGGGCCGCGGGTCGAACACCGGCGGTCCGCTGACCGCCAGCGCGAACAGCGCGTCGAACGCCGCGCCGAAGATCATCCCCCAGGTCAGCATGGTCGGCAGCGGCACCGCCTTGGCCTTGTCGGTCGTCTGCAGCACGTTGGAGACGCTCGCCCCCATCACGCCAAGCAAGGTCAGCCCGATGCCCAGCAGCACTTCGTCCAACGGCGCGCGTGCGCTCTGCACCTCGTTCCAGAACAACAGCGCAATGCCGCCGATCGCAGGAATCGCGGACAGGATGAAGGCGCGGGTCGGCTTGTGCCCGGTCCACGCCCACGCCAGCAGGCTGTTGGGGATCAGGAGAAGCGCGAACACGCAGGCGACCAGCCCGCTCGTGATGTGATGCTCGGCCAGATAGACCGCATTGAAATTCACGCAGAATTGGCAAAAGCCGAACAGCGCCGCGACCTTCCATGCGTCCGGAGGGAGCTTCAGCGGACTTCCCTGCCAGCGGGTGTAGGCCGCCATCGCGGCCGCCGCGATGATGAAGCGATAGGTCACCGACCAATGCGCCGGGACGACGCCCAGCTGATCGCGAATGACGATCCAGGTCGATCCCCAGATCAGCGTGATGATGCAGAAGAAGACAAGGACGGTGCCCTTGCTGAGCGGTGCGCTCACAGCCCTTCGATCGCGCGGGCCAGAGTTTCGAC
Coding sequences within it:
- a CDS encoding EamA family transporter — encoded protein: MSAPLSKGTVLVFFCIITLIWGSTWIVIRDQLGVVPAHWSVTYRFIIAAAAMAAYTRWQGSPLKLPPDAWKVAALFGFCQFCVNFNAVYLAEHHITSGLVACVFALLLIPNSLLAWAWTGHKPTRAFILSAIPAIGGIALLFWNEVQSARAPLDEVLLGIGLTLLGVMGASVSNVLQTTDKAKAVPLPTMLTWGMIFGAAFDALFALAVSGPPVFDPRPGYWLGLAYLALFASALAFSLYMPIIRTIGAGRAAYSSVIVPIIAMALSTVFEGYRWTTLAAAGAVLAMAGMVWALTSRREAEPVPLAD